TGAAAGGGGATAAAAATTGCTTTAACCCCAAAACCCCGGATTTTGAAAACCAGGTTAGGTCAAGTTTTGCCAGACAAGCAGTAATGAAACTTATTGGCGCTGAACTGGCTAAAGTAGCACCTGGTGAAGTGGAAATTCAACTCCCTTTTAGAAATGACCTCACTCAACAACATGGTTTCCTGCACGCCGGGATTATTACTACTATTGTGGACAACGCCTGCGGTTATGCCGCTTTGAGT
Above is a window of Carboxydocella sporoproducens DSM 16521 DNA encoding:
- a CDS encoding PaaI family thioesterase; this translates as MKGDKNCFNPKTPDFENQVRSSFARQAVMKLIGAELAKVAPGEVEIQLPFRNDLTQQHGFLHAGIITTIVDNACGYAALSLMPDNATVLTIEFKVNFLSPAKGELFLAKGKVVKPGHTITVCAGEVFSLEGEKQKLIATMTATMMMLQGRPGIPPG